In Desulfovibrio sp. 86, the following proteins share a genomic window:
- a CDS encoding AMIN domain-containing protein: MNKVILSLLLAVCVLGMALIMLNEKMRKPEQIPVAQASMNQQAAAPGVDSQTGPEAALPTLGDVAQTPKTSGGAQPYLPPLPVESGHTPADTAPHLGDKTPYKAEAVPVHPPMPEPVKHKPDLSGAPEKSSDATKPEAASTAVSAAPAASGAPAAPEKARTPEKTAPAEKPAPSNTEKAAKAAPQKLEITRFVVFARDKGATVRLVGTAPLNYKNMTLNNPERLVVDLDGKWQIKAPGVPKNPVVTNVRLGKMDGQTRVVIDLSGKPANVRFVLSKDKLSLDIRVDQ, translated from the coding sequence ATGAATAAAGTGATTTTAAGTCTTCTCCTGGCAGTCTGCGTGTTGGGCATGGCCCTCATTATGCTCAATGAAAAGATGCGCAAGCCGGAGCAGATCCCCGTTGCTCAGGCGAGCATGAATCAGCAGGCCGCCGCTCCCGGCGTGGACAGCCAGACAGGGCCGGAGGCGGCATTGCCGACGCTCGGCGATGTCGCGCAGACTCCCAAAACCAGTGGGGGCGCGCAGCCCTATCTTCCCCCCCTGCCCGTGGAGTCCGGGCATACCCCGGCCGACACCGCTCCCCACCTGGGCGATAAAACCCCGTACAAGGCTGAAGCCGTTCCCGTGCACCCGCCGATGCCTGAGCCAGTGAAGCACAAGCCCGACCTTTCCGGCGCGCCTGAAAAATCCTCCGACGCCACCAAGCCCGAAGCGGCCAGCACCGCCGTTTCTGCCGCTCCTGCCGCGTCCGGCGCGCCCGCCGCTCCGGAAAAAGCCAGAACGCCGGAAAAAACCGCCCCTGCGGAAAAGCCCGCTCCCAGCAATACGGAAAAGGCCGCCAAGGCCGCGCCGCAAAAACTGGAAATCACGCGCTTTGTGGTTTTTGCCCGCGACAAGGGAGCAACCGTTCGCCTCGTGGGTACGGCTCCCCTCAACTACAAGAACATGACCCTCAACAATCCTGAAAGACTTGTGGTCGATCTGGACGGCAAGTGGCAGATCAAAGCGCCGGGCGTGCCCAAAAACCCCGTGGTTACCAATGTGCGACTGGGTAAAATGGACGGCCAGACCAGAGTTGTCATTGACCTTTCCGGCAAGCCGGCCAATGTCCGCTTTGTCCTGTCCAAGGACAAGCTCTCGCTGGACATCCGGGTGGATCAGTAG
- a CDS encoding symporter yields the protein MNFRDLVMVFSSLASMAAGVFLPQLAAPLVAMPRLILIFMLFMSFLAVGVEELRQETRTMAVPLCLLTFYRLVLLPILCLAVFRLIMPQFALGAFLLAASPVGVMAAVFSLMLRANTALILVANIATSLLLPLSLPAMLSLTDSALRLLGLTPLSLPPHLELGHMGLSLAVTILLPFAAAHLTRTYWNKLRRTLLRQQFPLLTVAIAVSNISIFSNYGDVLLKSPSFIFQALGASCLLCVLMTLAALPITRHMTRQTRLAFLISFGVINNVLLMIVCMEFFSATEALMAAAYLVPLYILLFYYRLYSREPAQT from the coding sequence ATGAATTTTCGTGATCTCGTCATGGTTTTTTCTTCGCTGGCCTCCATGGCGGCTGGCGTTTTTTTACCCCAGTTGGCGGCTCCTCTGGTGGCCATGCCACGTCTTATCCTCATATTTATGTTGTTCATGAGTTTTCTGGCCGTGGGCGTAGAAGAACTGCGGCAGGAAACCCGCACCATGGCTGTGCCGCTGTGTCTGCTGACCTTTTATCGACTCGTCTTGCTGCCGATACTCTGCCTGGCTGTCTTTCGCCTGATCATGCCGCAATTCGCCCTTGGGGCATTCTTGCTGGCCGCGTCGCCGGTGGGCGTCATGGCTGCGGTTTTTTCGCTCATGCTCAGAGCCAATACCGCCCTCATTCTTGTGGCCAATATCGCCACCTCACTGCTGCTGCCCCTGAGTCTGCCTGCCATGCTTTCGCTCACGGACAGCGCTTTGCGCCTGCTCGGCCTCACGCCGCTGAGCCTGCCCCCTCATCTGGAACTCGGGCATATGGGGCTTTCGCTCGCCGTGACCATTCTGCTGCCCTTCGCCGCTGCCCATCTGACCCGTACCTACTGGAACAAACTGCGCCGCACCTTGCTGCGACAGCAATTTCCCTTATTGACAGTCGCCATAGCTGTTTCCAACATTTCAATTTTCAGCAATTATGGCGATGTGTTGTTGAAATCCCCTTCATTCATTTTTCAGGCGCTGGGCGCGTCCTGCCTGCTCTGCGTTCTCATGACGCTGGCAGCGCTGCCCATCACCCGCCACATGACGCGACAGACACGACTGGCGTTTCTCATTTCATTCGGCGTCATCAACAACGTCCTGCTGATGATCGTCTGTATGGAATTCTTCAGCGCCACAGAAGCGCTTATGGCTGCCGCGTATCTCGTCCCGCTGTATATTTTGCTGTTCTACTATCGCCTGTACAGCCGAGAACCGGCACAGACGTAG